One Argiope bruennichi chromosome 5, qqArgBrue1.1, whole genome shotgun sequence DNA segment encodes these proteins:
- the LOC129969429 gene encoding mitochondrial fission 1 protein-like, whose protein sequence is MEEILEDYISSEDLKKFEAVYQNHLQDGTVTAREQFDYAWCLIRSKYPTDIRRGVVLLEDLFQNGDATTKRDYMYYLAIGHTKLKDYNKALRLLSKFLSIEPTNRQAQGLQKFVKDKMRKEGLMGMAIVGGAALAIGSVVGIGMALARK, encoded by the exons atggaagaAATTCTGGAAGACTACATATCATCTGAAGATTTAAAA AAATTTGAGGCTGTATATCAAAACCATCTTCAAGATGGAACTGTGACAGCGAGAGAACAATTTGATTATGCTTGGTGTCtaattcgaagtaaatatcccaCCGATATAAGAAGAGGTGTTGTTTTGCTGGAAg atcTTTTCCAAAATGGAGATGCAACTACTAAACGagattatatgtattatttagcAATTGGCCatactaaacttaaa GATTATAACAAAGCCCTTAGGCTGTTGTCTAAATTCTTGAGTATCGAGCCAACAAACAGACAAGCTCAAGGGctccaaaaatttgtaaaagataaaaTGAGAAAAG AAGGCCTCATGGGAATGGCTATTGTCGGTGGTGCTGCTTTGGCGATAGGCAGTGTGGTTGGTATAGGAATGGCCCTGGCTCGAAAGTAA
- the LOC129969510 gene encoding leukocyte elastase inhibitor-like, whose translation MAKEILFTAFLILCVSKTITAQCITANDIIDNETSIGTAVRNLIDGSTQFSLNLLRTLHDDQRSNKDAKGLFFSPHSIWSALVVTYMGSRGATEQDMKNVLGIGNFDKATAWEAFRNIRNWDILQDPTRSEDLTQEPPRSSYQSANRIYFQQDTIFKDCMREMLDSEIAFLDFANKPVESRDEINRWVEKETQQKIKDLIPADGISALTKMVVANAVYFKESWQQPFDEQKTVRRRFTTQSRKDIFVNMMNTRGRFLYGKSEDLQCYALELPYAGNALSMTILLPKNRYNGVGILARSLTPDRLRNLFLDLYPREVDVSLPKFKVEDSFELSSVLSKMGLRTLFDTRRVDLSGFTGQREFSVDAVHHKAFIDVNEEGTEAAAATAIISSRSARPSGPASFIADYPFVYFIRDTISNVILFLGTVQRPTEYGSN comes from the coding sequence ATGGCCAAAGAAATTCTCTTCACAGCTTTCTTGATTCTCTGTGTATCAAAGACCATTACGGCTCAATGCATCACAGCCAATGACATCATCGATAACGAAACAAGTATCGGCACAGCAGTACGAAATCTTATTGATGGCAGTACTCAATTCAGTTTGAATTTACTGCGGACTTTACATGACGATCAGAGATCCAATAAAGATGCAAAAGGACTTTTCTTCAGCCCTCACAGTATTTGGTCAGCACTTGTTGTCACATACATGGGTTCCAGAGGAGCCACAGAGCAAGACATGAAAAATGTTCTTGGCATCGGCAATTTCGACAAAGCAACTGCTTGGGAAGCTTTCAGAAATATTCGTAACTGGGACATTTTACAAGATCCTACTAGGTCCGAAGATCTCACCCAAGAACCTCCTCGTTCCAGCTACCAATCAGCAAATCGCATTTACTTCCAACAGGATACAATTTTCAAAGATTGCATGCGAGAAATGTTAGATTCAGAGATTGCATTTCTTGATTTTGCCAACAAGCCTGTCGAATCACGAGATGAGATCAACAGATGGGTTGAAAAAGAAACCCAACAAAAGATTAAGGATTTGATACCAGCTGATGGAATTTCTGCTCTTACCAAAATGGTAGTAGCCAATGCCGTGTACTTTAAAGAATCTTGGCAACAACCATTCGATGAACAGAAAACTGTCCGCCGAAGATTCACCACACAATCTAGAAAAGACATTTTTGTCAATATGATGAATACTAGGGGTAGATTTTTATATGGAAAGAGCGAAGATCTCCAGTGTTACGCCCTGGAACTACCATACGCAGGAAATGCCCTCAGCATGACCATATTGCTTCCAAAAAATCGTTACAACGGAGTTGGTATTCTAGCAAGAAGTTTAACACCTGATCGACTCCGAAATCTGTTCTTAGATTTATATCCAAGAGAAGTTGATGTATCTCTTCCTAAGTTTAAAGTAGAAGACAGCTTTGAACTTTCATCTGTTCTAAGCAAAATGGGATTAAGAACATTATTTGACACAAGGCGAGTAGATCTTTCGGGATTTACTGGACAGAGAGAATTTTCCGTCGATGCCGTTCACCATAAAGCATTTATCGATGTCAACGAAGAAGGTACTGAAGCAGCTGCTGCCACTGCGATTATATCTTCTCGAAGTGCAAGACCTTCTGGACCTGCATCATTTATTGCAGATTATCCTTTTGTCTACTTCATTCGAGACACCATCTCAAACGTGATTCTGTTCCTGGGTACAGTGCAGAGACCCACTGAATATGGAAGTAACTAG